CCTTTGAAGTTTCACACCAAGCTCCTTAGGCAAGAACACCAAGCTTGATATGAAGTTCAACGATTGCAACctactttcctttttcctttgagTAAAAGGCTGAATCGACTGTGCTGATATGACCGCATCTGAAAAGAAAAGCTCGAAGTCCGAAGACTCGAAACTCACATCAATCTTGGTGTTGGGGTTGGTAAAGTTCGCAAGGAGAGTGAAGTCACCATTGAAATATTGAGGTGAGTCAAAGTATACGAGATCGAGCTTTGCATTAGGTATGTCAAATGTAGGGTTTTTCGGTTTGATGGCTAAGAAGATTATCAAAGTTGTGACACCAAAGAAAATTAGTACAAGGCTGAATATGAGACACAATATTGCTCCAAACCATATTAATGGATTGGTTCTTTGAAACCTAAGTTGTCTTAGATTTGGTGGCCTTCTTAACTTTGTTGTGGTTGAAAATGTTGCTTCATTTGATATGACAATTTGGTCTAGAGGGACTTGTTTGGTTTCATTTGTGGTTGGATGCAAAGGAGGAGGTGGAAGAGCAAGCATGTTAGATATTGCTAGAAATATGTCACCTTACTCAATCTAAGCAATGAGGAAGAGATGAATTGGAGATTAACATAAATATGAAATATTGTTTATAGGTTAAGGAAAATGAGTTGAAGATATAAAGAAGCTTTTGATTGAGTAGTAGATAGTGGGGACAATATGTTTTTTTCTAGGAATTGGTAAAAGGTGTTGAGGAACAttgtggtttttttgttttgaatgtaAATGAAATTGGGTAATGTTTGAGAAAGTTGTAAAGAATGAATTGAATTGAGCCCACATATTCTTTATTGCTTTTACTTTAAGGCTTTATTATCTGATTGTACTTGCACATatatcaaatggtgaatgtataTGTGGGATTGTTTATGTACTAAGGAACCATTATTAAGTTGCTTAGATTTATGTGTGGTAATTTGTTTTGTTAGTAATTGATTTGGTCTAAATAATTAACTTAAACATGGTTTATGTTTATCCTTCTATAAAGTGACATATCCTTGTAGTAGTCAAGGAtttgaaaggaagaaaaaaacaaagaatcaatcatgtTGGATGCTAAAACATAGTATGTGTAATGTGTCTAAACAAAGGAGAAAGTAGTGAAGGACTGTCTAAATATTCtggaaagttaaaaaaaaaatttgttctgcaatttgaaaatgaataaataaaagtaGAGATAGGGCTAGAGATTGGAAGATTGAATTGAGGTATTTCACAATAAGTTTTTGAAAGTTGTGTGTATAAATTGGAGATTCTCATGATACTTTAGGGATTATTTTGATAAGTTGACCAAAAAAGAAgtctattttgatatttttatagtTTAATGACTATTAACGGACTTTTAAATTGGCCAACAAATGTTCTGATTGAATAAATAGCAAGAGAAATAGTTTAGACACTTTTTCAGTAAATTTTGTTGGTAAATTCGTAAGTATCTATGATAAGTATAtgaatatttgtatttttttttagtgtaaattaatttaaaaatttaatttattttaaaataaaataatttaaaaggtGACATGACAATGAACaattttgtttaattggatgaggGTAcagatattaaaaaaattcaaggaTATGTAAATTAAGAATAGTTCTCGTCTCACAAATTTAGTTGTTTAAATATTTTGAGTGCGTAATACAAAATGATGTAGAAATAGAAGAGAATGTAAATCATCTAATTCAAGTTAGGTGATTGAAATAGAGAGCTTTACTAATTTTATCTGACACAAAAGTACTGCTCGAGTTAAaggaatttttttaatcaaaatacaATGAGACTTGCGATGTTGTACGAGATAAAATGTTAGGTGATTAAAAATCAAAACAAGAATAATGTAGCAGAGATGAATAAGTTGCATTGAATGTGTGTCAAAACTTTGTGAGATAAGATtagaaatgacaatattagagTGAGTGTTGGGGTAGCACC
The sequence above is drawn from the Vicia villosa cultivar HV-30 ecotype Madison, WI unplaced genomic scaffold, Vvil1.0 ctg.000325F_1_1, whole genome shotgun sequence genome and encodes:
- the LOC131626817 gene encoding uncharacterized protein LOC131626817 — protein: MLALPPPPLHPTTNETKQVPLDQIVISNEATFSTTTKLRRPPNLRQLRFQRTNPLIWFGAILCLIFSLVLIFFGVTTLIIFLAIKPKNPTFDIPNAKLDLVYFDSPQYFNGDFTLLANFTNPNTKIDVSFESSDFELFFSDAVISAQSIQPFTQRKKESRLQSLNFISSLVFLPKELGVKLQRQVESNQIVYNVRGRFKVRMNLGLFHWSYLLHSRCQMEMTSPPSGVLVARKCITKR